One Pullulanibacillus sp. KACC 23026 DNA segment encodes these proteins:
- the msrA gene encoding peptide-methionine (S)-S-oxide reductase MsrA, with the protein MSEKATFAGGCFWCMVKPFDELPGIEKVVSGYTGGHKENPTYKEVCSDTTGHVEAVQITFDPELFPYEKLLDLFWKQIDPTDEGGQFGDRGESYKTAIFYHNERQRELAEASKADLEANGPFNKPIVTAIRPAMPFYPAEEYHQDYYQKNPFHYNRYYEGSGRKGFTESVWRVKKDENELRERLTPIQYEVTQNNGTERPFMNEYYANTQEGIYVDIVSGEPLFSSTDQYDAGCGWPSFTRPIQKALINEKIDQSHGMIRTEVRSKYGDSHLGHVFPDGPGPNGLRYCINSAALRFIPKDKLEEEGYGEYSVLFK; encoded by the coding sequence ATGAGTGAGAAAGCAACATTTGCAGGAGGCTGTTTCTGGTGTATGGTTAAGCCGTTTGATGAGCTTCCAGGGATTGAAAAAGTGGTGTCAGGCTATACGGGCGGCCATAAAGAAAATCCCACCTATAAAGAGGTTTGTTCCGATACAACGGGACATGTAGAAGCTGTCCAGATCACTTTTGATCCAGAGCTCTTTCCTTATGAAAAATTGCTTGATCTATTCTGGAAACAGATCGATCCAACTGATGAAGGCGGACAATTTGGGGACAGAGGCGAATCATATAAGACGGCTATTTTTTACCACAATGAGCGCCAAAGGGAATTGGCAGAGGCTTCTAAGGCAGATCTCGAAGCGAATGGGCCCTTCAATAAGCCAATTGTAACGGCTATTCGACCAGCTATGCCGTTTTACCCAGCAGAAGAGTATCACCAAGATTATTACCAGAAAAATCCGTTCCATTACAACCGTTATTATGAAGGCTCAGGGAGGAAAGGATTTACCGAAAGCGTCTGGCGCGTGAAGAAAGATGAGAACGAGCTTCGTGAGCGGTTAACACCGATTCAATATGAGGTGACCCAAAATAACGGAACTGAGCGCCCGTTTATGAACGAGTATTATGCTAATACGCAAGAAGGGATCTATGTTGATATCGTTTCGGGTGAACCGTTATTCAGTTCAACTGACCAATATGACGCTGGATGCGGCTGGCCTAGTTTCACTCGCCCTATACAAAAGGCGTTAATCAATGAGAAGATCGATCAAAGTCATGGTATGATTCGTACTGAGGTCAGAAGCAAATACGGGGACAGTCACCTTGGACATGTGTTTCCCGACGGCCCAGGACCGAATGGGCTGCGCTATTGCATTAACTCTGCCGCCCTGCGTTTTATTCCAAAAGACAAACTGGAAGAAGAAGGCTATGGGGAATACAGCGTTTTATTTAAGTGA
- the qoxA gene encoding cytochrome aa3 quinol oxidase subunit II — MKVVKSVSKASALFLLSLFFLTGCDIPVLQPKGPVGRQEYHLILWSFGLMSVVVLIVFILFAVMIIKYRANRKDTTNYDPENHGSAKLEVLWTIIPIIIVILMAVPTVTSEYNLQKSPTPSVKPLTVEATSIQWKWVFKYPEQGISTVNELYIPKDRPIKLVLNSQDAMASFWVPSLGGQIYTMTGMNTHMYLQADEIGTFQGRAANFNGKKFADQTFDVVSQSSSDFNNWVQTVKSTKPALTMNEYKKLEKPSVVGKMAFSAYPKQISNDAMNAKFGGMEGMPGMSDSSESKSSDDSAKSGSKADDMSGMSMKGGN, encoded by the coding sequence ATGAAAGTTGTCAAGTCTGTTTCTAAAGCTTCAGCTCTATTCCTATTATCCTTATTTTTCTTAACAGGATGCGACATCCCAGTCTTACAGCCAAAGGGGCCGGTTGGACGTCAAGAATACCATCTCATTCTTTGGTCTTTTGGACTTATGTCGGTCGTTGTACTGATCGTTTTTATTCTTTTTGCCGTAATGATTATCAAGTATCGTGCGAATCGTAAAGATACGACGAACTACGATCCTGAGAATCATGGGAGTGCCAAGCTTGAGGTATTATGGACGATTATCCCGATTATAATCGTTATTTTAATGGCAGTTCCAACTGTAACGTCGGAATACAACTTGCAAAAAAGTCCGACACCAAGTGTAAAACCGTTAACTGTTGAAGCAACGTCTATTCAATGGAAATGGGTGTTCAAATATCCTGAACAAGGGATATCAACCGTTAATGAATTGTACATTCCAAAAGATCGCCCTATTAAGCTAGTACTTAATTCACAGGATGCGATGGCTTCTTTCTGGGTGCCTTCTTTAGGCGGACAGATTTATACCATGACAGGTATGAACACACATATGTACCTGCAAGCTGATGAGATAGGTACTTTCCAAGGAAGAGCAGCAAACTTTAATGGGAAGAAATTTGCTGATCAAACATTTGATGTCGTTTCACAATCAAGTTCTGATTTTAACAATTGGGTGCAAACCGTGAAATCGACTAAACCAGCACTCACCATGAACGAATACAAAAAGCTTGAAAAACCAAGTGTTGTTGGAAAAATGGCTTTCTCGGCTTATCCTAAGCAGATTTCCAATGATGCAATGAATGCGAAGTTTGGCGGAATGGAAGGAATGCCTGGAATGTCCGATTCCTCTGAATCAAAGTCAAGCGATGATTCAGCGAAGTCTGGATCTAAAGCTGACGACATGTCAGGTATGTCTATGAAGGGAGGCAATTAA
- the qoxB gene encoding cytochrome aa3 quinol oxidase subunit I — translation MDQLMHFLTHKFFVTGEPMIYGADVAIAVATIGILFVLTYFKKWKWLWREWLTTVDHKKIGIMYIIAAILMLFRGGIDGLLMRSQLSFPGLKLLDAQHYNEIFTTHGTIMILFMAMPFIIGMINVAMPLQIGARDVAFPYLNAISFWLFFWAAMLLNLSFVIGGSPDAGWTSYTPLAENGLDPGLGENFYLLSLQITGIGTLASGVNFAVTILKMRAPGMKLMHMPMFTWSTLITSVIIVFAFPVLTVALAMLTIDRIFGAHFFTSTAGGDPMMWANLFWVWGHPEVYIVILPAFGIFSEVMSTFSGKRLFGYSMMVWSMVLISALSFIVWVHHFFTMGAGPAVNSFFGVSTMLIAIPTGVKLFNWLFTLRHSKIRFTVAHMWALAFIPNFVIGGLTGVMLAVAPADYQYHNSYFLIAHFHYVLIAGTVFGMFAGLHYWWPKMFGHILDEKLGKIAFWLWMVGFNVCFFPMYFVGLQGMTRRMYTYPANAGWTSLNFIETIGAFLMGIGFIVMVWMIIYSARHGERDVTGDPWDGRTMEWMTSSPAPEYNFATLPDMSGIDRFWYMKQEKGAVEKWRKQKIEEIHMPDNSGRPFIMCVLFFIAGFGLCFEWIWLAIVGLAGILLFMVLRSLFDPDEGHHIPVDVIERTEREAGRL, via the coding sequence ATGGACCAACTCATGCACTTCCTTACGCATAAGTTCTTTGTAACAGGAGAACCGATGATTTATGGCGCTGACGTTGCCATTGCCGTTGCAACCATCGGGATCCTTTTTGTCCTAACCTACTTTAAAAAGTGGAAATGGTTATGGCGTGAATGGTTGACAACGGTTGACCATAAGAAAATTGGGATCATGTACATTATTGCAGCGATTCTCATGCTTTTCCGCGGGGGGATTGACGGATTGCTCATGCGTTCCCAATTATCTTTCCCAGGGTTGAAGCTGTTGGATGCTCAACACTATAATGAAATTTTTACAACTCACGGAACCATTATGATTTTGTTTATGGCGATGCCGTTTATCATCGGTATGATTAACGTTGCAATGCCGCTTCAAATCGGGGCACGTGATGTCGCTTTTCCTTATTTAAATGCTATTAGTTTCTGGCTCTTCTTCTGGGCTGCTATGCTATTGAACCTTTCATTTGTAATCGGGGGTTCCCCAGATGCCGGTTGGACCAGCTATACACCGCTTGCTGAAAACGGTCTGGATCCAGGGCTTGGTGAAAACTTCTATCTATTAAGCTTGCAAATTACAGGTATTGGTACTCTTGCTTCGGGTGTCAACTTTGCCGTTACTATTTTAAAAATGCGTGCGCCAGGTATGAAGTTAATGCATATGCCAATGTTTACTTGGTCGACACTGATCACATCAGTTATTATTGTGTTCGCGTTCCCAGTCTTAACTGTTGCACTTGCTATGTTAACGATTGACCGTATTTTTGGAGCACACTTCTTTACGTCTACCGCAGGCGGGGACCCTATGATGTGGGCAAACCTCTTCTGGGTATGGGGACATCCTGAGGTATACATTGTTATTCTTCCAGCCTTTGGTATTTTCTCAGAGGTTATGAGTACCTTCTCAGGAAAACGTCTCTTTGGTTACAGTATGATGGTTTGGTCAATGGTGCTTATTTCAGCTCTAAGCTTTATTGTTTGGGTGCACCACTTCTTCACGATGGGTGCAGGACCAGCTGTTAATTCCTTCTTTGGTGTATCAACCATGTTAATTGCGATTCCAACAGGGGTTAAATTGTTCAACTGGCTCTTTACCTTACGTCATTCGAAAATACGCTTTACAGTGGCTCATATGTGGGCACTAGCGTTTATTCCAAACTTTGTTATTGGTGGTTTGACAGGTGTTATGCTTGCTGTTGCACCTGCTGACTATCAATATCACAATAGTTATTTCTTGATTGCTCACTTCCACTATGTCTTAATTGCAGGTACTGTATTCGGTATGTTTGCAGGACTTCATTACTGGTGGCCAAAGATGTTCGGTCACATCCTTGATGAGAAGCTCGGTAAAATTGCTTTCTGGTTATGGATGGTTGGATTTAACGTCTGTTTCTTCCCAATGTACTTTGTTGGTTTACAAGGGATGACACGTCGTATGTACACTTATCCAGCTAATGCCGGCTGGACATCTCTTAACTTTATTGAAACCATCGGCGCTTTCTTGATGGGTATTGGCTTCATCGTTATGGTGTGGATGATTATCTACAGCGCTCGTCATGGTGAACGCGATGTAACAGGCGATCCATGGGATGGTCGTACAATGGAATGGATGACTTCTTCTCCTGCTCCTGAGTACAACTTCGCTACCCTTCCAGACATGTCTGGAATCGACCGTTTCTGGTACATGAAGCAAGAAAAAGGTGCCGTTGAAAAATGGCGCAAACAAAAAATTGAAGAAATTCATATGCCTGATAACTCTGGCCGACCATTTATTATGTGTGTCCTCTTCTTTATAGCAGGCTTCGGTCTCTGTTTCGAATGGATTTGGCTCGCCATCGTTGGTCTTGCAGGAATTCTTCTCTTTATGGTGCTTCGTTCCTTGTTTGATCCAGACGAAGGTCATCATATTCCAGTTGATGTTATTGAACGCACTGAGCGTGAAGCGGGGAGGTTGTAA
- the qoxC gene encoding cytochrome aa3 quinol oxidase subunit III, whose product MSHAEAVDPNVPLEYSTEHGRLRIFGFWVFLGAEIVLFATLFTTYLIYLHHTAGGPTAKDLFDVKGFTIETFLLLTSSFTCGIATHELRRGNRGGLIVWLIITLLLGAGFVGMEINEFVDYVHQGATIQTSAFLSGFFILVGTHGCHVSLGILWMISVIIQVSKNGINSTTARKAFIVGIYWHFLDVVWVFIFTAVYLTGLVL is encoded by the coding sequence ATGTCACATGCAGAAGCGGTTGATCCAAATGTGCCTTTAGAGTACTCAACAGAACATGGGCGCTTAAGAATCTTTGGTTTTTGGGTATTCCTTGGAGCCGAAATTGTCCTATTTGCCACATTGTTTACAACTTATCTCATCTATCTACATCACACTGCAGGCGGTCCAACAGCAAAGGATCTATTTGATGTTAAAGGGTTTACGATTGAAACCTTCTTGCTACTAACTAGTAGTTTTACTTGTGGGATTGCAACACATGAGCTTCGTCGCGGAAATCGCGGCGGGCTGATCGTGTGGCTCATAATCACACTGCTGCTAGGTGCAGGATTCGTAGGTATGGAGATTAATGAGTTTGTTGATTATGTTCATCAAGGGGCAACGATTCAAACAAGTGCGTTTTTATCAGGGTTCTTTATCCTAGTTGGAACACACGGTTGTCACGTTTCTCTTGGTATTTTGTGGATGATTTCAGTTATCATTCAAGTATCTAAGAACGGAATTAATTCAACAACTGCTAGAAAAGCTTTTATTGTCGGGATCTACTGGCACTTCTTAGATGTTGTCTGGGTCTTCATTTTTACAGCAGTTTATTTGACGGGGTTGGTGTTGTAA
- the qoxD gene encoding cytochrome aa3 quinol oxidase subunit IV yields MEKNQTAHSNSHHGFPWSHVIGFILSLVLTVAALWIALSLNLSATSTMVLIIILAIFQVFVQLLMFMHLREQEGAFQITAISFGFFVAIAVVAGSIWIMEYGLY; encoded by the coding sequence ATGGAAAAAAATCAAACAGCACACTCAAACAGTCACCACGGTTTTCCTTGGAGTCACGTCATTGGTTTTATTTTATCGCTTGTCTTAACAGTTGCAGCGCTATGGATTGCGCTTAGCCTGAATCTGTCAGCGACCTCAACAATGGTGCTTATTATTATTCTAGCGATCTTCCAAGTCTTTGTTCAGCTTTTGATGTTCATGCACTTAAGAGAACAAGAAGGTGCGTTCCAAATTACGGCCATCAGCTTCGGCTTCTTCGTGGCTATTGCCGTTGTTGCTGGATCGATCTGGATCATGGAATACGGTTTATATTAA